Genomic DNA from Corylus avellana chromosome ca4, CavTom2PMs-1.0:
GTTGAAACAATTATCCTGACATGCCACGAAATCATGGCAAGCCATCAGGGACGGAATCATCATTTTTCATGTGAGGGGCTAAAACGATAACGGGGGTTAAGCcaatatatacatgaaaaaattttcaaaatcaacgGGTAAGGCTCCCGTCATGTGAAAGCTTTGATGATGCAGTTGGGTTTAATTGTGTTGGAAGAAACTGCTTaattaccaagaaaaaaaaaaaaaaaaaacaccttacTTTACTCGAGCTTGCTTCATCTGCTCCATGTTCTTGCATTCTCCAACAATTGAAGGCATCTCCTACAGTCCTACGAGTGTGTGATATCATATGAGcacccatcttttttttttttttttttttttaatacacaGCAACAAAGGTAAGCATCTGGTTGGTTTTTATCAAAACCTAGGAAATGATAATTAATAAGTGGCAGAAAcctaaaaattctatttcaattaTGTGAAGTCTTCACCAAATATGAGTTTTACACTGCAGTCTGCACAGGGAAAACTCGAATTCGCAAGGTAGTAAATTATTAGTTCAAAATGGATCAAGATTTCCTAAAATTCCTAATGGGatgtttattaatgtgttttgagagattttttttttttttaatttaaaaaagtgttatgatgtaaaataaaaatgaaaacaatttttgggttttgattttgttaataaatgttttgcattttgaattgtttgtatatattcatcttaaaaaaaaaaattacaaagaatacaaacaaatatGTCATAAATTATTCCAAATCtgaatcattattttttaattaaatgggagAAATTGTGTCATGTAAGTATTTATCATTTCTTACCAACCATTTTTATTGTTGGAAACATCTATTAATAATCACGATCTTTTTAAAACTGATAATtgctttaaaacaaaaatggagtAAAATCAAATAGTTTTCAAAATCCCCCAAGTTGCTTTCGTAGCTCAGTTGGTTAGAGCACCCGTTTAGTAAGCGGGAGGTCTTGAGTTCGACTCTCAACGAAAGCACATATCCTTTGCAATTCTAAAATCGTGCTCTTCACATCTCTTTTGCCTGGGCAGCCAAGGCTATTCCTTTTACTATCAGAGAAGTGTAATCTCCATTGCCCAGAAGGCTAAACAATGACAATTTAttgagaattgaaaaaaaaaaaaaaaaaagtgcgaaagggaagaaaaagagaTTATATAAAGCTCTCCACATTGAAAGCAAAGCATCCGggaaagaaagaatacttttCTTCACTCATAAGATGATTAAGATTCAAAACCAGGCCTAACATGCAAAGCATACCCAACCTTGATTTATAGACCTTTCTTTTCTCCCTGCCCTTCTCCTTCAAATACACACCAGACCAACCATGGATTAACCCAATCAATATTTCTcaagcactaaggtttcagaaCAGATCTGCTCTCAAACTATGGACGCTTTGCTCAAGCAAATGAGGTAATTCTCCTTCTTaacaatgaatatatatatatatatatagctgatGGGGGAAGTGAAGATGAGAATTCATCGTTGCATAAATTTACATTATTCAGACATGATTATTTTGGATTGTAATAACCATACCTTGCATGGGTAGTAATCAAAGACGGTTTTTAAATTTGTGCATACTTAATTTGAGACGAAACCAAGGGGCCCGGGAACCGTGGTTTCATATTTGGGTAATTAAGATTATTTGCAAAAGGTACtgtttgttattttgtaaactACTATACGACTGTCGTACAACTTAATGAtttgacagtaaaaatcaacttttaatttataaaaagagataatcaaatcaatttggTGGTCATCAAAGCTgagagatgatatatatatatatataaatatatacataatatcaGGACCAAATATTCTGGCCCACGAAGGGAGAAGACACAGGAGGCTGGCAGCCTCACGGATCGAAGAATACCACCTCAAAAGACTCAAAGTTTCAAAGGTAAAAAACTTGTTGTCTTGATGGAGAAAGGGAGAAAGAAGTAACAAATTGATTAACCACACACCTTAATGTTAGTTAATGCATGGTGTGTGTTTTTCAGAGAAGAAAAACTGGCTCCAGAGACAGTTCTCTGGACGAAAGAGTCAGGATTATGATTCAAGCAATGGGGTTGACCCGTATGCAGCCACAGTGGCGGCTGCTGCATTTGCCATCAACGCACTGGACGAGCCAGGAACCCCTTTGACTACAATCAAGAGCAAAAAGGAGGGTAAAGCAATTTTGATAGAAGAAGATGGAAGGGCATCCAAGCGACTACCAGGTAAAGAAAGCAGAGCATGATAACTGATTATATTATATactttttttggaacaaaaattCATGACATTCTGTGTCTTAGGTGAAACTTCAATGAAATATTCTGAAAGAGAAGATAGAAAGGTGCCTGCAACTGCTGCAATGACTGGAAAGCCCATAGGGCGTGTCCCTTCAATGAAAAAGACTCCAACTTTTGCTGACCACCTGAAAAGCACCGACAGTATAAGACCTGAAGCTGATGTCCCTGCCACATTAAAACCAGTCGAAATTCAAAGGCAGAGTTCAACAAGAACCGGAATCCCACCAAGTGGTTCCAGGCGGCAGAGCTCAATGAGATCTGCAACGCAAGAAACAGAAGCAGATGCTTGGGAGGAAGCTGAGTTGGCTAAAATCAAAGACAGGTcttatttatcaatattaattgcAAATAATAgacattaaaataaaagtatatggggactcaaaaagaaaattttcagctAGAATTTTCGCTTCCAATGCTACAAGCAATTAAGAAATATGTACTGTTTATTCACTGATAGTTTGAATTTCAGGCATGAGAAGTTAATTTCCACCTTAAATTCCTGggaggaaaagaagaggaacAAAGCCAGTCGCAAACTAAAGAGGACAGAGGTTTTGTTccattctctttttttcatGAGCTAATTCAGAATAATAATGGACATTGGATAGGGTCTGATTATGATAACATCTTCTTGGGTGCAGAGTGAACTggagagaagaaggaaaaaagccATGGACGAATTCCGCAGGGATATGGAATACATTGAGCAGATTGCAGTTGGAGCAAGAGAGAAGGCAAAGGATAATCGAAGAGTTGAAGAGTTGAAGGTGAAGGAAAAGTCAACCATCATTAGAACAACGGGGAGAGTTCCTAAGACATGTTTCTGCTGCTGACTGTGATCTGTTTATCTGGTTTTACATTTTAAGTTCTTTAACATGTAAATATTAATTTCACAGTTTCTTGTCTAACTCAAAGCGCCAACTCATGGGAAACTATTTGTATGATTTGCCAATATTCTATATCAAAGAGAAGTCACCAATAAAAAGTTCCAAGTAATTAATACACCCCCATctgctattaattaattaatccacGATTTTTGGAATACATTATGATGATTGATGTTAATGAGCCGGAATCCCTTGCAATGCCCTGCCCCTGCAGTCGTACAAGCAATTGTAATTTTTGGGCAAGTGAATCGATTCTCATTGGCCTCTCACAATCGCAGTCGGATTGCAGCAAATCCCGAGCTGTTACCATTATGATGCCATGATGTTGAAAACGTCTGACTAAATTCTTTGACACTCATGACTTACATGCAATAGCTGACTGTGACCTCATTATCTTGGTTTCTCATGGACAAATATATCAATCTTTACAGTTCTTCgaaagagtaattctatatgGACCTCTTTAAAAGTGTAAGAAATATTTTCACAGTTTCTTATCTAACTCAGAGATGGAAAATTCTACACTCCCATAATAACattgattttaattaattattccatGATTCTCCTGCAATTGGACAATCGATTGTGACACTTGGACAGATGAACCCCCTAACTGGATCCGCTTTGGATAGGGGTTTTTtatgggttaaataccaaataccctcatggggtttggtaactttatttttattcccTTGGAGTTTCATTTTAATCACAGGATCCTcttagggttttgataaaggaccaagttagtccatccgttgaCTGTTAGAACTGatacgtggaccaatcagatattgacacgtggcacctatttaattattttttaattaaaaaaaatgtatttaaaaaaaaaacaaaaaaaaaaaggaaaaggaaaaaaattgggggtggctccttggccatttgggggtggctcggccaccccctttggccatgggccggatgggggtggctcaaatggcctaggagccacccccaatttttttccttctcctttttttttaatttaaaaataaataaataaatgtgtcacgtgtcaacatctgattggtccacgtgtcagtcataacggtcaactaacggatggactaacttggtcctttattaaaaccccaggggggtcctgggataaaaataaaactccaatgaaataaaaataaagttaccaaaccccaggataggtatttggtatttaaccatttttttattttttattttttatgtgaccTCTTTGGATAGTTGTAGGCACCTTTTATAGACCTATGTCTTGAAGGAGAACTCAGGAAACTAATTAAGCTCATTTCCCAGctattaaaacaaatattatccCCGTTTAGCAATAAATTCTTGAAACTCTCATGATTTGCATGCAATAGCTGCCCAAAACCATTAGAATTAGGATTATCTCCAGTTTGAACGGgaaaatatccagttaattgtagttgagagatatttttgtctactcaaaaagtgaaaagacaaaaatacccctccactataattaactagatattctccaattcaaatgaactggagaggatcctaacagaagaaattgtaataaataaataatcaggTATCACCACCAGAAGCACTGGGTAAAATATATTCTTATGCACACTCGAGTTCGTACAATATGTTCATCCAAATCACTGACAATCACTCTCAAAGTAAAGAATTCAATGACAGGACCATGCCTCTCAGGTTCTTGAAGCTTCCATGGCATCACATATAAACtttgggaaaaatattaaaagcttCTTGACCTCGAAAAGACACAAACTGCTAGAAAGTGTAGTGGAGTGACCAATTTCGATAACAGGCAATGGGGGTGAATTCAGAAAAGAGAAATTGGACCAACTACATCTCATGAGGTTATTTCCCTCACCAGCCTCTCCAAAGTAGGGTAAGCAAAATACAATACCAAGAAAGAAGGGATTGCAAAAACAACTGTAACTAGTAAGTAGAGGGCTAAGATGACAGCACAGCCAGGTACAACAAAAAAGGCAATCAGAAGAAATATGATGACCAAAGGGAACTTGGATGTGAAGTGAATAAAGAAATCCAGAGATTTATGAAGGGAAAATTGGTGTCTCTCCACAATGCTGCTACCATTATCAACGTTAGACCCCTGTTGTCCAGGGCTACGGGTAGGAGGGGCCCTTCTGAGATTACCATTGGTAGCTTGATTTCCAAGAGCAAGATTGCATCTTGGAGACCAAGTCGGTTGATTTTCACCACAGGAGGAGGAATTGAACTTCAATCCATCGCCATTCAAGCTCTCAACCATCCAAAGAAGGAAGAAATTTTTGCAAGGGTAGCTAAGGTTTCCCTTATAAACCAGCCGGAATGATAACAAGTGGCACCATGGACAGGAAATGAAGAATGGAATTGTGATTTGTTGAGCGGGGAATTTCAAGACAGCCAATTGAAGCGCTAGGATACAATTTTTGCAGAGCGTGTGACCGCACCATAACACATAGGGGACATTCTCAACAATATTGAAAGACTCCCAGCATATTGGGCATTCCAGTCCTTCCTCTCGGCTAGAATTTGAACACACTTCATCATCTGAGCACTCTGGACAAGCTCGACTTGACTCTAGTGAGTTTTTCTTCAGTCCAATGCTTGCAATGGCATTTGAAGCAAATTTCCACATCATGACACAAGAAAAACTCCTATAAGACGAGCAGTAACTGCTAAAGTCAGTGAGTTTTAGCCATTCTCCTGCAAAAGAACCAAAGGTCAACCAGCTTAGTGTCAATTATCAACAGCTCATGTTCCTGACATAAAACCTATAACAGCTGAAGGCTCCGTTTGTTAATGTTCTTTGGcgagtatttatttatttatttttttttgaagtgttttaaTGTGGCATAAaggtgaaaataattttcagtGTTTTGTGAGTATcttgtgttttaagttatttgttatgtttttgttttgaaaagaaaaattaaaaggaaaaaggaaaaagctttaacaaacaaagcctcaTAGTTAGGAAGTCAATCACCGTCTAAATAAATGTGATTGTGAAAACGAGTCATTAGCATATCGTGTCAACCTGATTGCCCTGTTTAGAATTATATGGCTAGTATGACAAATTTAAACTGCAGCTAATAACACCTGCAGTTGTAAGCCTACAAGAAATTAGCACTCGGTCTAGCATCCCAACAGAGGTATTTTCACAAGTACAACTCCAGTGTTCATCTAACAGCTAAACTGTTTGGTTGAAGTTTACAGAAACCGATGCAGTAATTGTCCCTAGAAATGTAGAGAAAcatatatccaatatattttTGAGCTCTAATCATCTAAATGCAAACCTAAGCACAACTTTCAGGTCTCATCCAACAAAACCCTAGTACTGTATCCCACCAACGTGATACATGAGCTCCCtgaaatccaaaacaaaaaactgacATTTGAACACAGACCACAGCTGAAACAGAACTTTGTGTTGTAATGGGAACCCAAGAAACCAGTTCACACCCTGCATCTCCTTTACACAAAAATAAAGGCTTATTATGCTACCCTTCTTAGGGTCCGTTTGGTTTAGTGGTTTCAAAATATGCAGTTTGAAAGATTTCGAtttcaaaatgcaatttttaaaaacgcaattaagcgtttggtaaaatcgcTATTCAGCCTTTGAAACTGCCCTTGCTTGctatttgaaaacgtgatttcTTTCTACGTTTTCAAACTGCCATTTTTTCGAACGCACCTCCAAATGGGACACTTCCCGCGATTGtgtttaaaaacgcactctTGACAAGCAAAATTGCTAAGACCAAACGGACTCTTAGAGTTAGGAAGACAAATCTTCAAAGGTACAGACAGCGGTGAGATGGAGTGATTAAAGTCGGATTGTTATACACATAGTGCCTGATGTTTTGTTCTCTCAGGATATCTAGGCACTACATAAATCACAACCTGGAACTACAAGACATATTTGTATAATCTCTTTCTGAGCCCTGctataaaacccaaaaaaaaaaaaaatcatacagaATTCTATAACAAATGTATCGGACGCCTACATATCTAATTTCTGTATCTTGTTTTGTAAGAAAagaattatgtttttctttataataaGTTTCTTACATATCTAATTTCTCCTTGTTTCATTGATATTGCAATACACGCACGCACATACACATTACAACTTCTTCTTTGCATCTAAGAGTGACTAAAACCTTAACTTGACCCGCAAGATATGAAGAcaaattctattaaaattaattccccCATTAGAAGCTGATTTTAGTCTACGATTCTCTAAGTCCAAAATTAAATTCCAATCATCACAAAATGCAACAAAAAGTTGGGACTTGGGACATATTCAAGTGCCACTTAAAACCAGAGAAATTAACACTGCATACAGCGATGCACAAGAAGTTC
This window encodes:
- the LOC132179865 gene encoding remorin 1.4-like, encoding MDALLKQMRTKYSGPRREKTQEAGSLTDRRIPPQKTQSFKEKKNWLQRQFSGRKSQDYDSSNGVDPYAATVAAAAFAINALDEPGTPLTTIKSKKEGKAILIEEDGRASKRLPGETSMKYSEREDRKVPATAAMTGKPIGRVPSMKKTPTFADHLKSTDSIRPEADVPATLKPVEIQRQSSTRTGIPPSGSRRQSSMRSATQETEADAWEEAELAKIKDRHEKLISTLNSWEEKKRNKASRKLKRTESELERRRKKAMDEFRRDMEYIEQIAVGAREKAKDNRRVEELKVKEKSTIIRTTGRVPKTCFCC
- the LOC132178519 gene encoding uncharacterized protein LOC132178519, whose translation is MMWKFASNAIASIGLKKNSLESSRACPECSDDEVCSNSSREEGLECPICWESFNIVENVPYVLWCGHTLCKNCILALQLAVLKFPAQQITIPFFISCPWCHLLSFRLVYKGNLSYPCKNFFLLWMVESLNGDGLKFNSSSCGENQPTWSPRCNLALGNQATNGNLRRAPPTRSPGQQGSNVDNGSSIVERHQFSLHKSLDFFIHFTSKFPLVIIFLLIAFFVVPGCAVILALYLLVTVVFAIPSFLVLYFAYPTLERLVREITS